Proteins encoded in a region of the Polyodon spathula isolate WHYD16114869_AA chromosome 41, ASM1765450v1, whole genome shotgun sequence genome:
- the tbx4 gene encoding T-box transcription factor TBX4 isoform X2 has translation MLQDKVLAVTEEGFTAAQSAGHSEPIAEPSQLGVAEGGRAAPRGNDTDQNIENIKVCLHEKELWKKFHEAGTEMIITKAGRRMFPSYRIKVTGMNPKTKYILLIDIVPADDHRYKFCDNKWMVAGKAEPAMPGRLYVHPDSPATGAHWMRQLVSFQKLKLTNNHLDPFGHITQLKIENNPFAKGFRGSEESDLRASCLQSKEHPVISKSVGRQRLVSAHGQLAGRMGGSGALSVTHQTLQQHYQYKSSTHMQFSASDPQERPFTSLAVPRDSGLLYHCFTRRDNSRHLDLACKHPYIEAPSSVPEEHHLRSAPSYEQPLIIPPYCGEAVGSQEACMYSSSEGEDPPPPPSLNSNMWTSVSPYSSYSMQSMETVSYQPFPAHFSTAAAMMPRLPACIAGQRSQPADTHLSAYNPPAPGIASPSRERAAPFMYDSKPGSPHSSGCASDFPAYSSRESSSFQYQLGLNSSAGNWTELIPGSAE, from the exons ATGCTCCAGGACAAGGTCCTGGCTGTGACAGAGGAAGGCTTCACAGCAGCCCAGTCGGCGGGGCACTCGGAGCCCATCGCGGAGCCCTCCCAGCTGGGTGTGGCAGAAGGGGGTCGCGCCGCGCCTCGGGGGAATGACACTGACCAG AATATAGAGAACATCAAGGTGTGTCTTCATGAGAAGGAGCTGTGGAAGAAGTTCCACGAGGCTGGAACGGAAATGATCATCACGAAGGCGGGCAG GAGAATGTTCCCTAGTTACAGGATCAAAGTGACAGGAATGAACCCGAAGACCAAGTACATTCTTCTGATTGACATTGTACCTGCCGATGACCACCGATACAAATTCTGCGATAACAAATG GATGGTTGCTGGCAAGGCTGAGCCTGCCATGCCCGGCCGGCTGTATGTCCACCCAGACTCCCCAGCTACGGGAGCACACTGGATGCGGCAGCTTGTCTCCTTCCAGAAGCTCAAGCTCACCAACAATCACCTTGACCCCTTCGGCCAC ATTACCCAGCTGAAGATTGAGAACAACCCCTTCGCCAAAGGGTTCCGGGGCAGTGAGGAGAGCGATCTGCGAGCTTCCTGTCTGCAGAG TAAGGAACACCCTGTGATCTCCAAGAGCGTGGGCCGGCAGAGGCTGGTTTCTGCTCACGGCCAGCTGGCTGGTAGAATGGGAGGCAGTGGCGCGCTGTCCGTCACTCATCAAACCCTGCAGCAGCACTATCAGTACAAGAGCAGCACTCACATGCAGTTCAGTGCTTCAGACCCCCAGGAGCGGCCCTTCACTTCCCTGGCTGTACCCCGGGACTCAGGCCTGCTCTACCACTGCTTCACACGGAGAG ACAACAGCCGGCACTTGGATCTGGCTTGCAAACACCCATATATAGAAGCCCCCTCCTCTGTCCCTGAAGAGCACCACCTCCGCTCAGCCCCCTCCTACGAGCAGCCGCTGATAATCCCCCCATACTGCGGCGAGGCGGTGGGCTCACAGGAAGCTTGCATGTACTCCAGCTCCGAGGGGGAGGATCCcccccctccaccctctctcaACAGCAACATGTGGACGTCCGTCTCCCCCTACAGCAGCTACAGCATGCAGAGCATGGAGACTGTCTCTTATCAGCCGTTCCCAGCTCACTTCAGCACAGCTGCAGCCATGATGCCCCGGCTCCCCGCCTGCATCGCAGGGCAGCGCTCGCAGCCAGCCGACACTCACCTGAGTGCTTACAACCCGCCTGCACCGGGAATCGCTTCTCCCTCCAGAGAGCGAGCCGCCCCCTTTATGTACGACAGCAAGCCGGGCTCGCCCCATTCGAGCGGCTGCGCCAGTGACTTTCCAGCGTACTCTTCCAGAGAGTCCTCCTCCTTCCAGTACCAGCTGGGACTGAACAGCAGTGCAGGAAACTGGACAGAGCTAATCCCCGGTTCTGCTGAGTAG
- the tbx4 gene encoding T-box transcription factor TBX4 isoform X1 produces the protein MLQDKVLAVTEEGFTAAQSAGHSEPIAEPSQLGVAEGGRAAPRGNDTDQNIENIKVCLHEKELWKKFHEAGTEMIITKAGRRMFPSYRIKVTGMNPKTKYILLIDIVPADDHRYKFCDNKWMVAGKAEPAMPGRLYVHPDSPATGAHWMRQLVSFQKLKLTNNHLDPFGHIILNSMHKYQPRLHIVKADENNGFGSKNTAFCTHVFHETSFISVTSYQNHKITQLKIENNPFAKGFRGSEESDLRASCLQSKEHPVISKSVGRQRLVSAHGQLAGRMGGSGALSVTHQTLQQHYQYKSSTHMQFSASDPQERPFTSLAVPRDSGLLYHCFTRRDNSRHLDLACKHPYIEAPSSVPEEHHLRSAPSYEQPLIIPPYCGEAVGSQEACMYSSSEGEDPPPPPSLNSNMWTSVSPYSSYSMQSMETVSYQPFPAHFSTAAAMMPRLPACIAGQRSQPADTHLSAYNPPAPGIASPSRERAAPFMYDSKPGSPHSSGCASDFPAYSSRESSSFQYQLGLNSSAGNWTELIPGSAE, from the exons ATGCTCCAGGACAAGGTCCTGGCTGTGACAGAGGAAGGCTTCACAGCAGCCCAGTCGGCGGGGCACTCGGAGCCCATCGCGGAGCCCTCCCAGCTGGGTGTGGCAGAAGGGGGTCGCGCCGCGCCTCGGGGGAATGACACTGACCAG AATATAGAGAACATCAAGGTGTGTCTTCATGAGAAGGAGCTGTGGAAGAAGTTCCACGAGGCTGGAACGGAAATGATCATCACGAAGGCGGGCAG GAGAATGTTCCCTAGTTACAGGATCAAAGTGACAGGAATGAACCCGAAGACCAAGTACATTCTTCTGATTGACATTGTACCTGCCGATGACCACCGATACAAATTCTGCGATAACAAATG GATGGTTGCTGGCAAGGCTGAGCCTGCCATGCCCGGCCGGCTGTATGTCCACCCAGACTCCCCAGCTACGGGAGCACACTGGATGCGGCAGCTTGTCTCCTTCCAGAAGCTCAAGCTCACCAACAATCACCTTGACCCCTTCGGCCAC ATCATTCTCAATTCCATGCACAAGTACCAGCCGAGACTCCATATCGTGAAGGCTGACGAGAACAATGGCTTTGGTTCCAAGAACACGGCGTTCTGCACTCATGTGTTCCATGAAACGAGCTTCATTTCCGTAACGTCCTATCAGAATCACAAG ATTACCCAGCTGAAGATTGAGAACAACCCCTTCGCCAAAGGGTTCCGGGGCAGTGAGGAGAGCGATCTGCGAGCTTCCTGTCTGCAGAG TAAGGAACACCCTGTGATCTCCAAGAGCGTGGGCCGGCAGAGGCTGGTTTCTGCTCACGGCCAGCTGGCTGGTAGAATGGGAGGCAGTGGCGCGCTGTCCGTCACTCATCAAACCCTGCAGCAGCACTATCAGTACAAGAGCAGCACTCACATGCAGTTCAGTGCTTCAGACCCCCAGGAGCGGCCCTTCACTTCCCTGGCTGTACCCCGGGACTCAGGCCTGCTCTACCACTGCTTCACACGGAGAG ACAACAGCCGGCACTTGGATCTGGCTTGCAAACACCCATATATAGAAGCCCCCTCCTCTGTCCCTGAAGAGCACCACCTCCGCTCAGCCCCCTCCTACGAGCAGCCGCTGATAATCCCCCCATACTGCGGCGAGGCGGTGGGCTCACAGGAAGCTTGCATGTACTCCAGCTCCGAGGGGGAGGATCCcccccctccaccctctctcaACAGCAACATGTGGACGTCCGTCTCCCCCTACAGCAGCTACAGCATGCAGAGCATGGAGACTGTCTCTTATCAGCCGTTCCCAGCTCACTTCAGCACAGCTGCAGCCATGATGCCCCGGCTCCCCGCCTGCATCGCAGGGCAGCGCTCGCAGCCAGCCGACACTCACCTGAGTGCTTACAACCCGCCTGCACCGGGAATCGCTTCTCCCTCCAGAGAGCGAGCCGCCCCCTTTATGTACGACAGCAAGCCGGGCTCGCCCCATTCGAGCGGCTGCGCCAGTGACTTTCCAGCGTACTCTTCCAGAGAGTCCTCCTCCTTCCAGTACCAGCTGGGACTGAACAGCAGTGCAGGAAACTGGACAGAGCTAATCCCCGGTTCTGCTGAGTAG